A window of the Microbacterium sp. AZCO genome harbors these coding sequences:
- a CDS encoding transaldolase family protein encodes MSIAETLVAPLAAAAAKTPTALWNDSADPEELRQSIEFGAVGATCNPVIALTAVRSDLAKWTPRIRRLAELHPTWGESEIGWAIVRELSIDAAKLLLPAFEESGGRNGRLSIQTDPRLHRDKDALVAQAVEFSQLAPNIIVKIPATATGVAAMEEAAYRGVSINATLSFTVAQAVEVGAALERALDRRAAEGLPEQEFGHVVTIMGGRLDDWLKAWTAKNRILVTPGVLDWAGVAALKRAHAVFRQRGYRSRILSAAFRNHLQWSELVGGDLVVSPPFDWQKRINENGIPADNRIDEPVPAAVLDELLNLSEFHRAYEVHGLTPAEFGDFGASRNTLRQFLDADAQLDALVRDVLIPAAP; translated from the coding sequence GTGTCGATCGCCGAGACCCTGGTCGCCCCGCTCGCCGCGGCGGCCGCGAAGACGCCGACGGCCCTCTGGAACGATTCCGCCGACCCCGAAGAGCTGCGCCAGTCCATCGAGTTCGGTGCCGTGGGCGCGACGTGCAATCCCGTCATCGCGCTGACGGCCGTGCGCAGCGACCTCGCGAAGTGGACGCCCCGCATCCGCCGGCTCGCCGAGCTCCACCCCACGTGGGGTGAGTCGGAGATCGGCTGGGCGATCGTGCGCGAGCTGTCGATCGACGCCGCGAAGCTCCTGCTTCCCGCGTTCGAGGAGTCGGGCGGGCGCAACGGCCGCCTGTCGATCCAGACCGACCCGCGCCTGCACCGCGACAAGGACGCCCTCGTCGCGCAGGCCGTCGAGTTCTCGCAGCTCGCGCCCAACATCATCGTCAAGATCCCGGCCACCGCGACCGGTGTCGCGGCGATGGAGGAGGCCGCCTATCGGGGCGTCAGCATCAACGCGACGCTGAGCTTCACCGTCGCGCAGGCCGTCGAGGTGGGCGCCGCCCTCGAGCGCGCGCTCGACCGCCGCGCCGCCGAGGGGCTGCCCGAGCAGGAGTTCGGCCACGTCGTCACGATCATGGGCGGCCGGCTCGACGACTGGCTCAAGGCGTGGACCGCCAAGAACCGCATCCTCGTGACGCCCGGCGTGCTCGACTGGGCGGGCGTCGCGGCGCTCAAGCGGGCGCACGCCGTGTTCAGGCAGCGCGGCTACCGCAGCCGCATCCTGTCCGCCGCCTTCCGCAACCACCTGCAGTGGTCGGAGCTCGTCGGCGGCGACCTCGTCGTCTCGCCCCCGTTCGACTGGCAGAAGCGCATCAACGAGAACGGCATCCCCGCCGACAACCGCATCGACGAGCCCGTGCCCGCCGCGGTCCTCGACGAGCTGCTGAACCTCAGCGAGTTCCACCGCGCCTACGAGGTGCACGGACTGACGCCCGCCGAGTTCGGCGACTTCGGCGCCTCGCGCAACACGCTGCGCCAATTCCTGGACGCTGACGCGCAGCTCGACGCGCTCGTGCGCGACGTGCTGATCCCCGCCGCGCCGTAG
- a CDS encoding ester cyclase, producing MESWEMREWFGDYLEACNRHDLDRIRSFVDPAVRRAHLPGGADAWMSDVADLFHAFPDLQWRRIQLLVEDDRLAVHLRLSGTHLGPFCGIAPTRRHINVADFAMLRVLKGRIVEWSGPTGDVELLAQIG from the coding sequence GTGGAGTCGTGGGAGATGCGCGAGTGGTTCGGCGACTACCTCGAGGCCTGCAATCGCCACGATCTCGACCGGATCCGCTCGTTCGTCGACCCGGCCGTGCGGCGCGCGCATCTGCCCGGCGGCGCGGACGCCTGGATGAGCGATGTCGCCGACCTCTTCCACGCCTTTCCCGACCTGCAGTGGCGGCGCATCCAGCTCCTCGTCGAGGACGATCGCCTGGCCGTGCACCTGCGGCTCAGCGGCACGCATCTGGGGCCTTTCTGCGGCATCGCGCCGACCCGCCGGCACATCAACGTCGCCGACTTCGCGATGCTCCGCGTGCTCAAGGGCCGCATCGTCGAGTGGTCGGGGCCGACGGGCGACGTCGAGCTGCTCGCACAGATCGGCTGA
- a CDS encoding tautomerase family protein, which yields MPLVRIDHSDARTNPAEIAGAVHDAIVAVYGIPVRDRFQILTARPATTIVAEDAGLGFERIDPVVIQIFTQRGRTDETKQELYAEIARRLETVGVAPEDVFIGYVENGPQDWSFGFGRAQYLTGELAVPAAKPVATVA from the coding sequence ATGCCTCTCGTCCGCATCGACCACAGCGACGCCCGCACCAACCCCGCCGAGATCGCGGGAGCCGTACACGACGCCATCGTCGCCGTGTACGGCATCCCGGTGCGTGACCGGTTCCAGATCCTCACCGCACGCCCCGCCACGACGATCGTCGCCGAGGACGCCGGCCTCGGGTTCGAGCGCATCGACCCGGTCGTCATCCAGATCTTCACGCAGCGGGGTCGCACCGACGAGACCAAGCAGGAGCTCTACGCCGAGATCGCCCGCCGCCTCGAGACGGTCGGCGTCGCCCCCGAGGACGTCTTCATCGGCTACGTCGAGAACGGCCCGCAGGACTGGAGCTTCGGCTTCGGCCGCGCGCAGTACCTGACGGGCGAGCTCGCGGTCCCCGCCGCCAAGCCGGTCGCGACGGTCGCCTGA
- a CDS encoding sigma 54-interacting transcriptional regulator, with protein sequence MTPSPSGIATTGQLRASGHTYRPVRVEMRENLLAALAEGRDPWPGIHGFDTTVIPQLERAILAGHDIVLLGERGQGKTRLLRSLNGLLDEWSPVIEGSELGEHPFHPVVPASIRRAGELGDDLPVVWRHRSERYAEKLATPDTSVADLIGDVDPIKVAEGRSLGDPETIHYGLVPRSHRGIVAINELPDLAERIQVSLLNVMEERDIQIRGYLLRLDLDVLVVATANPEDYTNRGRIITPLQDRFGAEIRTHYPQTIEEEIAVIRQEADLVAAVPEHVLEVLARFTRNLRESDAVDQRAGVSARFAIAGAETIAAAALHRATRQHEEVAVARPVDLETAVDVLGGKIEFETGEEGRERAILEHLLRTALADTARAHLRGLDSRVLVDALHDGVTVMTGEQVPAAEVLAAMPVLGESDLYDRVAERLDARTPGERAGALELLLESLYLERRIGKDSAAGETVYG encoded by the coding sequence ATGACACCATCGCCTTCCGGCATCGCCACCACCGGGCAGCTGCGCGCATCGGGTCACACCTACCGCCCGGTGCGCGTCGAGATGCGCGAGAACCTCCTCGCTGCGCTCGCCGAGGGGCGCGACCCCTGGCCCGGCATCCACGGCTTCGACACGACAGTCATCCCGCAGCTCGAGCGCGCGATCCTGGCGGGGCACGACATCGTGCTGCTGGGCGAGCGCGGGCAGGGCAAGACCCGGCTCCTCCGCAGCCTCAACGGGCTGCTCGACGAGTGGTCGCCCGTCATCGAGGGGTCGGAGCTCGGCGAGCATCCGTTCCACCCCGTCGTCCCGGCATCCATCCGGCGTGCCGGCGAGCTGGGAGACGACCTTCCTGTCGTCTGGCGGCACCGCAGCGAGCGGTACGCCGAGAAGCTCGCGACGCCCGACACCTCGGTCGCCGATCTCATCGGCGACGTCGACCCGATCAAGGTCGCGGAGGGGCGCTCCCTCGGCGATCCCGAGACCATCCACTACGGCCTCGTGCCGCGCAGCCACCGCGGCATCGTCGCGATCAACGAGCTGCCCGACCTCGCCGAGCGCATCCAGGTGTCGCTCCTCAACGTCATGGAGGAGCGCGACATCCAGATCCGCGGCTACCTCCTGCGCCTCGACCTCGACGTGCTCGTCGTCGCGACGGCCAACCCCGAGGACTACACGAACCGCGGGCGCATCATCACGCCGCTGCAGGACCGCTTCGGGGCGGAGATCCGCACCCACTACCCGCAGACGATCGAGGAGGAGATCGCCGTCATCCGGCAGGAGGCCGACCTGGTCGCCGCCGTGCCCGAGCACGTGCTCGAGGTGCTCGCGCGCTTCACGCGGAATCTGCGCGAATCGGATGCCGTCGACCAGCGCGCGGGCGTCTCGGCGCGGTTCGCGATCGCCGGTGCCGAGACGATCGCCGCGGCGGCCCTCCACCGCGCGACGCGGCAGCACGAGGAGGTTGCGGTCGCGCGACCGGTCGACCTCGAGACGGCGGTCGATGTGCTCGGCGGCAAGATCGAGTTCGAGACGGGCGAGGAGGGGCGCGAGCGGGCGATCCTGGAGCACCTGCTGCGCACGGCGCTGGCCGACACGGCGCGTGCGCACCTGCGCGGTCTGGATTCGCGCGTTCTCGTCGACGCGCTTCATGACGGTGTGACGGTCATGACGGGCGAGCAGGTCCCCGCGGCCGAGGTGCTCGCCGCGATGCCGGTGCTCGGCGAGTCCGACCTCTACGACCGGGTCGCCGAGCGGCTCGACGCCCGGACGCCCGGCGAGCGCGCGGGAGCCCTCGAACTGCTGCTCGAGTCGCTGTACCTCGAGCGCCGCATCGGCAAGGACAGCGCCGCAGGGGAGACCGTCTATGGATGA
- a CDS encoding ABC transporter permease, with product MSTQLKPETTAGAAPSEAGNRVTPHWSNRLLSRPEFGAAVAAGVILIFFLVIAPSFRSAESIFTILYQASTIGIVAVGVGMLMIGGEFDLSAGVMVTTAGLFNALFSYYLGVNLIVGAITSLLFCLAVGFLNGYLVMRTGIPSFLITLGSFFVLQGANLGITKMVSGAVSSPDISEMAGYDVMSAIFAGSFQIGGVTIWNTVIYWFVFVAISGWVLQRTRIGNWIYAVGGNAASARAVGVPVVRVKIGLFMTVSFLAWFVGMHTLYRFNTLQAGNGVGNEFLYIIAAVVGGTLMTGGYGNAIGVAIGAFIFGMTSLGIVYAGWDPNWFRSFLGIMLLAAVLVNIYVKQLSTKRKMG from the coding sequence ATGAGCACACAGCTCAAACCGGAGACGACGGCGGGTGCGGCACCCTCCGAGGCCGGGAATCGTGTCACGCCGCATTGGTCCAATCGGCTGCTGTCACGGCCTGAGTTCGGAGCCGCCGTCGCAGCCGGCGTCATCCTCATCTTCTTCCTCGTCATCGCGCCGTCGTTCCGCTCCGCCGAGTCGATCTTCACGATCCTGTACCAGGCCTCGACGATCGGCATCGTCGCCGTCGGTGTCGGCATGCTGATGATCGGCGGCGAGTTCGACCTCTCCGCCGGTGTGATGGTCACGACGGCAGGCCTCTTCAACGCCCTCTTCAGCTACTACCTGGGCGTCAACCTCATCGTCGGGGCCATCACGTCGCTCCTCTTCTGCCTGGCGGTCGGGTTCCTCAACGGCTACCTGGTGATGCGGACCGGCATCCCGAGCTTCTTGATCACGCTCGGCTCGTTCTTCGTCCTGCAGGGCGCCAACCTCGGCATCACCAAGATGGTCTCGGGTGCCGTGTCGAGCCCGGACATCTCCGAGATGGCCGGCTACGACGTCATGTCCGCGATCTTCGCCGGGTCGTTCCAGATCGGCGGCGTCACGATCTGGAACACGGTGATCTATTGGTTCGTGTTCGTCGCGATCTCGGGCTGGGTGCTTCAGCGCACCCGAATCGGCAACTGGATCTACGCGGTCGGCGGCAACGCCGCTTCGGCCCGCGCCGTGGGCGTGCCGGTCGTCCGCGTGAAGATCGGCCTGTTCATGACGGTGTCGTTCCTCGCGTGGTTCGTCGGCATGCACACGCTCTACCGGTTCAACACCCTGCAGGCCGGCAACGGCGTCGGGAACGAGTTCCTGTACATCATCGCGGCCGTCGTCGGCGGCACGCTCATGACGGGCGGCTACGGCAACGCCATCGGAGTCGCCATCGGCGCGTTCATCTTCGGCATGACCTCCCTCGGCATCGTCTACGCAGGCTGGGACCCGAACTGG
- a CDS encoding substrate-binding domain-containing protein → MTLITPRKLAGIGAAALALALTLAGCSAGGAQDNNAESNNDTGGNGDSGYKIAMITHETPGDTFWDKIRAGANQAAKDTGVQLTYSADPAADKQAQLIQTAIDSKVDGIATTLVTPDALAGSVKAAAAAGIPLVGFNSGIDQYKDLGALMYFGSDENLAGATVGDKLNDGGVKHPLCVIQAAGSVALEARCAGVKSKVAGTENLQVNGADDSSVVSSLQAKLAQDPSIDAIVTLGAPIAMDALKAMDQAGSKAKLVTFDLNQDAAQAIKDGKIEFSVDQQPYVQGYMAVTALYLYLKNGNDIGGGQPVLTGPSIVDQSNIDTILPFTKNNTR, encoded by the coding sequence GTGACTCTCATCACACCTCGCAAGCTCGCCGGCATCGGCGCAGCTGCCCTCGCTCTCGCCCTCACACTGGCGGGATGCAGCGCCGGGGGCGCGCAGGACAACAACGCCGAGAGCAACAACGACACGGGTGGCAACGGCGACTCCGGCTACAAGATCGCCATGATCACCCACGAGACTCCCGGCGACACGTTCTGGGACAAGATCCGGGCGGGCGCCAACCAGGCCGCGAAGGACACCGGCGTGCAGCTCACCTACTCCGCCGACCCGGCTGCAGACAAGCAGGCGCAGCTCATCCAGACGGCGATCGACTCCAAGGTCGACGGCATCGCGACGACGCTCGTCACGCCCGACGCCCTGGCCGGCTCGGTCAAGGCGGCCGCAGCGGCCGGCATCCCGCTCGTCGGCTTCAACTCCGGCATCGACCAGTACAAGGATCTCGGCGCGCTGATGTACTTCGGCTCGGACGAGAACCTCGCCGGCGCGACGGTCGGCGACAAGCTCAACGACGGCGGCGTCAAGCATCCGCTCTGCGTCATCCAGGCCGCCGGCTCGGTCGCTCTCGAGGCCCGATGCGCGGGCGTGAAGAGCAAGGTCGCCGGCACCGAGAACCTCCAGGTCAACGGTGCGGACGACTCCTCGGTCGTCTCGAGCCTCCAGGCGAAGCTCGCGCAGGACCCGTCGATCGACGCCATCGTGACGCTCGGCGCGCCGATCGCGATGGACGCGCTGAAGGCGATGGACCAGGCCGGCAGCAAGGCGAAGCTCGTCACGTTCGACCTGAACCAGGACGCCGCGCAGGCCATCAAGGACGGAAAGATCGAGTTCTCCGTCGATCAGCAGCCCTACGTCCAGGGCTACATGGCCGTCACGGCGCTGTACCTCTACCTGAAGAACGGCAACGACATCGGCGGCGGTCAGCCGGTTCTCACCGGCCCCTCGATCGTCGACCAGTCCAACATCGACACGATCCTGCCCTTCACGAAGAACAACACCCGATGA